From the genome of Bacteroidota bacterium:
GGTTCGCCACAACCGATGAAGTAAAAACTAAAATTCAACATTTGTAATTCATCATTCATTATTGTTTTTCACATGTCTGACCTTCGACAAAAATATCAAAAACTGCTCGGCGATTCCATGAGTCAACTCTCATCCGAGTTTATGGAGTTGACGACTCTGCTTAAATCATCTCACGTTGATTCTGATGTAGCAAAAAAAGTAGATAAACTATTCAAAATGTTGATGGATGCAAACCGCAGGCAAAATAGTGAAACGAATATAATGTTCGACCAGATGGAGAAGTTGGAAAAATCGATTGAGCAAATCTCCGAAGCGAAGCGGCAATTCGAAGTATTGTATTCGTCCGGAATTTTGTTTTCGTCGGAAACGGAAATGCGTTCGTTGATGGAGAAGGCGATAACAACCGTTGTGAAAGAATTGAGGGCGGATCAAGGATTTATTGTGTTAGCTGATGAGAGTGGAGCAACAGAATCGGTGGTATCATGCAATATGGATCCCGAAAAAAACCCCGAAGCGAAAGAAATGAGTTCCACTGTTATTCGGAATACAATTACCAAATCTGAGCCAACCCAATTTCCACAATTTGATCAAAAATTTTCAAAACAGAACAGTATTATTCGATTGGGCATCACTGCTGCAATGTGCGTTCCTTTGGTGGCAAAAGATAAAGTGTTTGGTGCTGTCTATCTGGACAGGCGAAATAAAGAAAAAGCATTTACGGAAGCAGATTTAGTCTACCTTCTTTCCTTTGCCCGACAGATTGTTCGGGGATTTGAAATATCTATTGAGATTACATCGCTGGAGAAAAAGCTTGTTGCTGAAACTGTGATGAAATTTGAGGACCTTCGAAAGGACTTGAAGTGTAAAGATATTATTGGCTCCAGCAAAAAATTGTTTGATGTCCTGAAGATAGCATCGAAAATTGCTCCCACTGATGCCAGTGTAATTCTTTATGGTGAAAATGGAACAGGAAAAGATCTGCTGGCACATGTCCTTCACCACAACAGTAGAAGGTCGAGCGGATCGTTAGTAACAATCAATTGCGGAGCAATTCCAAACGATCTACTTGAATCAGAACTATTCGGTTATGAAAGCGGGGCATTCACTGGCGCCACAAAATCAAAACCAGGAAAAATTGAACTTGCCAACGGTGGAACATTATTTCTTGACGAGATTGGTGAACTGAATGTCAATCTTCAAGCGAAACTTCTGCGAGTTATTCAGACAAGAGAATTCGAGCGTCTGGGGAGCGTGCAATCCAAAAAAATTGACGTTCGAATTATAGTTGCAACGAATCGAAATATTCCGGAAATGGTTGCAGCTGGAAGTTTTCGTGAAGATCTCTATTACCGCTTAAAAGTGATTGAGTTGACGATGCCTCCGCTGCGCGAACGAAGGGAAGATGTCGCCGAGCTCTCCAAATACTTTACGCAGAAATATTCCAATGGAAAATTGATCGAAATTTCTTCTGATGCCATGAATGTGTTAGAAAGTTATGTCTATCCCGGCAACGTACGCGAATTGGATAATATTATTCAACGGGCTGTTGTCTTGATGAAAAGTGATGTCATTGAAGTGTGGGACCTTCCGCCGGAAATCATCGAAGAGGAAAAATCCGAACCGATCGTTGCCGGAGGGAAATCGTTGGAAGAAGCTGAAACGGAATTCCGAAAATTATACATTCTTCGAGTACTCCGAGCTGCGAAATCAAAATCCGAAGCAGCTCAAATGCTTGGAGTAAACCGCACACACTTCTATAAATTATTAGCTCAATTAGGAATTGAAATCTAATAAAGCCGTTGCAAAAAACTGCGCTCAAAAACCATCTCGGAAGTTGAGCCTTAACTTCCTGTCGCTTTTAAGCGACATGTATTCCCCTTCAATCTGTTTCTAACCTGCGACACTCTGCTTGCAAGTAAAAAATCTCCATTAAATTCAGGGAAAAACGAACCTAATTTTTAAGATCTTTGGAACACCATTTGTATTACCATCTAAAAATTGAATACCAACTATGGAATTTTATGCAGGAAAATATCCTCATTATTGATAAAAACACAATTGAACTTCGACGACTTCGAGAAGTCTTAACCCGTGAAGGTTTCGGAGTTATGACGGCGACAGATAGTACTATGGCAAAACAGATATGTGAACAGATTCCAGTAAAATTTATTTTAGGGGAAGCCGAATTGCTCGGTTTTGGGAAAAAATAAAGTGCACAATTGAGGGAGAACGGTATGATTCGCTTACACATCATTTCATTATTGATTTTTTCGGCAACCTTATTTTCTCAAGATCCTGGCGATGTTCATTTCGATTATCGTTTTGGAATTCCTGGTACGAGTTATTACCAAACGAAACTCTGCGTTGATCCACGTAACGGGGATGTGTATGTCGGTGGCGATCAGTTTACACATGCAGGAACAGTGGCGGCGAAAAATATTGCAAAGTGGGTCCGTGCAACAGGAAGATGGGAAGCACTTGGATCAGGAATTATCGGAGGAAATCCTAGTCCCGAAGTAAAGGCATGGGTTGTAGATCCTCGAAACGGTGATCTTTATGTTGCCGGAGGATTTACAACGGCAGGGGAGTTCAGCGCAAATGGATTGGCAAAATGGAACGGTACTGCCTGGTCGGCAATTTCAGGCAATAACTATCAAGGTATTACTGCAATGACAATAAATCCAAACAATGGTGATTTGTATGTTTCTTATGGATCCGTGACAATCGCAGGTGTGAATGCGGTACGTATTGCCCGATGGGATGGGACAAAATGGAATCCGCTTGGTGCTGGAATTTCTTCATCAGTAAATACCATGATCTATGATGCCGTAACAAATGTTCTGCTTGTAGGTGGTCAGTTTAATACCCTTGACGGGAAAATGATACGCGGACTTGCAAAATGGAATGGTACTTCGTGGGATTCCGTCGGATTTTCATTCCTGAATTCAGGCGCAACTGGAGTTGGAAACATTTATTCTATTGCCCTGGATGGAGTGAATATTTATGTCGGTTGCAGTTATGTGAAAGTCGGTAGTAAATTGATCCCCAATCTTGCAAAATGGAACGGGTCTTCGTGGAGTGCTGTGGATTCGCTGCTCGATACAGGGATCGGAAATGTTACTGTGGTCAATGGTGAGTTGTTCGCCACGGGTGTGCATCGTCAATCTCAATCAAGTAATTCTGTAATGAGTAATTTGGCAAGATTCAGTAACGGTAAATGGGAAGGGCTTGGTATGATTTCCGGTTATGCTTCGGCGCAGATTGAAAAGATCGCATCGTATCAAAATGAAGTGATTGTGGCCGGAAGGCAGATCACCGGAGCAGGAAATGTCTCTGTAAAGAATGTTGCACGCTATTCAATGGCATCAAAAGAATGGCTTGCTCTGAATTCACTCTCCACGCTTGGCATCGATTTAGCATACGGTCATTATGCAAAAGCGAATGGAAATCTTTTTCTGGCAGGTGAAATCCGTATTCCAGGGTCTCCTAGTATTCAACGGTGGACAGGGTACGGCTGGGCACCAGTCGGGCGAGGATTGTATTACGGACTAGGAAGTAACGCTGAACCTTCAGCAATGACATCCGGCGATAATGGCGATGTGTATGTTGCAGGTAAAATCTCGTTTGGACTAAATACGGATAGCTCAAAAGTTATGGCAAGCAGCATTATCAAATGGAACGGGACCACAAATAAATGGGAAGCGTTGGGAACAGGAATATTTGATAACAGTATTTATTCTCTCGTTTATCAAAATGGGAAATTATATGTTGGCGGTTCCTTTACCGTAAACAGTAACAATAAGATCAAGAATCTTGCCGTGTGGGATGGTGTCAAGTGGGATTCTATTACATCTGTCGGCGGCGTGGTGCGAAGTATTGCATTTGCTCAAAATGGTGACCTCGTGATTGGAGGTCAATTTACTTCTTTGGCAAATAATGCATCATTAAAATTTCTGGGAAAATGGAATGGAGTAAAATGGGATTCGCTTGGAATAAAACCGAATGCATCGGTGAGAAAAATCCTTTCCAAAGGTAACGCGATATTTGTAAGTGGTGATTTTACCAACATCGGTGGTAAATCCATTATCTCGCTGGCAAAATGGAATGGATCTCAATGGGATACCGTATCGTCAGCCGTGAGTCAAGTTCAGGATTTTGCATTCCAAGGGGACACCTTGTTTGTGAGTGGAAATATTGCAGGTTTGGGGTATCAATTCAATACAGGAGTTGGATATTTTATCAATAACAGTTGGACGAAGTTGGGGAGCGGTTTTGAAAATTTTCTATGGTATGATACGAAAAGTCCTGTTGCACCTAGCAGAATATTTGTTGATGGCGGAGATGTTTGGTTCGCGGGTAATTTTAATTTCGCCGGAAATAGACCAATGCTTGGTATCGCACGATGGAACAGCGCAGCAACTATTTCCACGGTACAACGAATAGATGAAAACATACCGGCAAGGTTTACCTTGGAACAAAATTATCCCAATCCTTTTAATCCTGCCACAATAATTCGCTTTGAGATCCAAAATACAGATGCGACGACATTGAAAATTTATGACATTGTCGGGCGGGAAGTAACAACACTTGTACATGAAAAACTTAATGTGGGAACATATGAAATGAAATTCGATGCAACAAAACTTTCGACCGGAATTTATTTCTATCAGTTGCGCAGTGGCAATTTTGTTGAAACAAAAAAAATGAATTTCATTAAATAAGGAGGGTGTATTTACCATGCGTGCAAAAGTTTTTTTCCTGAGTTTTCTAACAATCTCATTGGTTTATTCTCAAGTATTTTGGAAACGGACAGAACCGTATAGCGGTGCATTAAACAAAATGTATTTTGGCGGCGGCGATACAATTTACGGTACGCAGAATTCCGGTTTCACTCGTTCGATAGACAATGGCACAACGTGGTCAACGCCGGTGATTGTTGATTACGTCACTGACATGGCGGTTGCACCGAACGGATATATTTTCTTGTCGGAAAATCAGAAAAAGATCTCCCGTTCCACAAACAAAGGCACGAGTTGGACAGTTGTCGGGAATGGTATTACACAAACTTCGTGCAGTAGTGTCATTGCAACGGCAAGTGGTGCGCTGCTTGTTGGTACTGCTGCTGGAATTTATCGTTCAACAAATAATGGGGATGGTTGGCAAAAAATTGCCGGAGGAGCTCAACTTGGAAGTGATACAACAATTGGAGCATTAGCAACGTACGACGGAAAAACGGTATACGCTTTTACAAGGGTGAATTCCTCTTTTGATTACAGTTATGCTGTGCGTTCCACAGACGATGGTGTTACCTGGACGAAGAGTGCAAATAAGTTAGATTCAGTTGCTGTGTATAAAGCAATTGTCCATCCGAATGGATCCATTTATGTACGCTCGGGAAATGGGATACGGTATTCCTCCGATGGCGGAAATTCTTGGAGCGCAATTGGTTTTTATCAGCAGTACGTCAACGATCTTGCGTACGGACCAAACGGAGAAATTTTTGCCGTTGTAGATAATAACAATCTCAACGAAATCTATAAAACAACTAACAATGGAGTTGTGTGGACGAAGATAACAACGCCGTTTATCTCCGGCAGCAGTCTTGCGGTAAATAAATCCGGAAATATTTTTCTTGGACAAGACCAAATGTATCGTTCAACAGACGGGGGAACGACATGGAAAGGATTACCGGTTTCTTTTCCCAACGTCACATTAATGACGGAAAGTCCGAGACACGAACTATTCTTTACGGCAGGTGGCAGCGCCTATCAGAAGCTATATCGGTCTTCAGATTTTGGGCAGACATGGAATCCAATGAACACCGGAGTGGTAGGGATTCCTATTGTGGGATTTTATGCAGATACGCTTCTGGTTGCTGATAACTATTATGCCGCAAAAATTTATCGCTCCATCGATAATGGAAAGTCGTTTAAACCTATTTCCGGGATCACCGTTTTGAGCGGTTATGTGAACGCGCTGCTCGGAACATCGTATCAATCGATTATTGCAGGAACATCCACAGGAATTTTTCGAAGTACAAATCATGGGAAAGATTGGTTAAAAGTTTCCAACAGTCCGTTATCATATCTTTATCAGCTTTCAAACGGAACGATGTTTGGATTTAGAACATTCTTCGGTGCCGGTGTTTTTCGCTCAATCGATAGCGGAAGCACGTGGGTTGAATTAAAAAATGGTATCGGAAGTACTTCAATCTACAGCCTCGCATTTGCGCCAAATGGAAATCTTTTCATTGGAGCAAATGGGGGAGCTTTTCGGTCGACGGATGATGGGGACAATTGGGTTCGTATCGATACGCAAAAAGTAAGTAAACCGTATGGCATTTATATCGCAGTCAATACTGACGGGAAGCTGTTCTTTGGCGGTGCAAATAGCGGAATCAATTCAAATGTCTATCAATCGACTAATTTTGGCGTAACGTGGAATTTGATTTCCAACAACATTACAACAATTGATAATCAAGCCTCGCTACGATCATTGTTCACGTCGTCTAACGGAGATCTTTTTGCCGGCACTTCTTCGGGATTATTTCAAAGTGCGTCGAAGATTACAAACATTCTCGATGCTTCAACATCTGTCCCAGAATCATTCACACTCTATCAGAATTATCCAAATCCGTTTAATCCTTCTACCACAATTCGCTTTACGGTGCGCGATGCCGGAATAGTATCAGTAACAGTTTATGATCTAATCGGCAGGAAGATGAAAGAACTCGTGAATTCTTCAATGCAGCCTGGATCATATTCTGTCACCTTTGATGCATCAAAGTTCTCAAGCGGTATCTATTTCTATTCTTTACGATCCGGAACAAATATTCTTACAAAAAAAATGTCTTTGATACGATAATCCCCAATAACTAATAATCACTTAATCACATAACAAAAGGAATACAATGAAACAACTGCTTTTTGCAATAATGCTCATTATGACAATTTCGACGGTTTCCCTTAGTCAACGAACGCTGATTAATAAAGGCGATCAATATGCCGGCGTAAAACTTGCGTTAGGTTCAATCGGTGGCGCATCCGTCGGTTTTATCGGTAGTTATGAAATGGGATTACAGGAAAACATTGGTGTTGGCGGATCACTTGCTTATTCCGGTTACAGCGAAGCATACAATTTTGGAGTTGCTCAGGGTGAATATAATTATACTAATATTCTCATTCTTGCAACTGGAACGTATCATATCGACCTTTTGAAAAATGAAAAATTGGATACCTGGGGTGCGCTAAATGTTGGTTATAATGTTGCTTCAGCAAGTTTTAAGTGGACATCTACGCCGGCTCCGGCGTTTAGCGGACCAGCTGTTACCGCAGGTGGATTTGTTATTGGCCTTTCTGCCAATGCTCGATATATGCTCACCGAACAGTTGTTCGCAACAGCAGGCATCGGTTTTGGATTAGGAATCCTAAATATCGGAATCGACTACAAACTGTAATTTTTTGCTCTTGTCGTATAACAACTTTCAGAAGACAATTGCGAAGTTACTTTCGGTAAGGAATACGATTGACTAGTGTCGTTCAATGTTGTCGTTATCAATATTCGAAAAAACAGACTTTTGCTCTTTTGAAATCGTCCGCGTATTTCCATCTGGGGAGGTGGGAAATTGAAGGCGGTTTCAAATTACGAAGCGGGATGGTGAAGGCTCATCCCGCTTTTTATTTTTCTCAGTCTTACAAAAAAATAAAGAATTTCTTTCTTGCGCTCTATTTTTATCTTACCTATATTTTCCAGCCGTTATTCTATCTCCATACCAAGTCAATGTCAAAAGTCTACTGCACATCAATCGATTCCAAAATCGGAACCATCTACATCGCATCCACAGAAAAAGGTGTGTGTAAAATCTGTATTCCCAAAGAAACGAAGAAAGATTTTTTTTCTTGGCTGAGGACAAATTTTAATGATGACGATGTCGTCGATAATAAAAGCCGGAATAAAGAAGTGATCGATCAATTGACACGGTATTTCAATGGCAAGCTCGCAAAGTTTTCCGCACCGATTGATCTCATTGGAACCTCGTTTCAACTCCGCGTATGGAAAGAATTACGGAACATACCCTACGGCACGACAATCTCCTATAAACAACTCGCACGGCGGGCAGGCGTTCCGCGTGGCTTCCAAGCAGTAGGGCTTGCCAATAGCTGCAATCCCTTACCGATCATTGTCCCATGCCATCGTGTCATCGGTTCAGACGGTTCATTGACCGGTTATGCTGCCGGAATTAAGACGAAAGAATTTCTTCTCCGTGCCGAAGGCGCGATACTCATTTAAATATTCCTCCGAAATTTTCCTTTAAAAACTCACAAATATTCGCCGTGACACTCGTTGCCAAAAAAATCATTCATTTTTTGTATTCAGTAGTTTGATCTGCGTCAAATAGAAGTTGTAAAAGCACTAAATTATGCTTAACTAACAACAGAAAATAACTTATTCTTAGGGGAAGTTATGGCAAAAATATTAGTTGTTGACGACGAAACTTCTATTCGAAATATGATTTCAGCGGTTCTGAAATCGCGAGGACATGAAACAATTGAAGCAGATAATGGAGTAACAGCGCTTGATCTGATTAAAACGCAATATCCTCAGTTAATTATCAGTGATGTGATGATGTCCAACATGAATGGTTTTATGTTGCGCGAAATACTTCAGCAGGATCCGTTGACGGCAAGAATTCCAATGATCATCATAACAGGATTAGCGAACGAAGCGGGGGCTTGGAAATCCGATCCATCCGTAGAATATCTTTCGAAACCGTTCAAGATAAATGAATTGATGTCTCTTGTGAATCAAAAACTGAATGTAAACGCCGAATAAAAAAATTAACACAGTTTTATCATCGATGATGCAACCAAATGCTTCACACATTGCATCGCCTCTCTTAATTCCGTATTTTCTCTGTACATCGTTTTACTCCTTTTAAATTGAAAGCAAAAGAAATTCCATCGAATGTCTCTATTACATCAATTGAATCCTGTTCAACGCGACGCTGCTTCTGTCATTAATGGTCCCGTAATGATCGTTGCAGGAGCCGGTAGCGGTAAAACTCGCGTACTCACATATCGAATCGCCCATCTTTTGGAATCTGGTGTTCCACCATACGAAATTCTGGCATTAACGTTTACCAACAAAGCTGCTAAAGAAATGAAAGAACGCATCGAGCGGTTGATTGGCCATCAAGCGCACCAGGTCTGGGCTGGAACGTTCCACTCAATCTTCGCCCGAATCCTTCGGCAGGAGTGTGAACCTCTTGGATATTCTCGTTCATTTACGATCTATGACACCGATGACTCTCTTGGTGTTATTAAAAATATTATGAACGGAATGAATATATCGCAGCAGCAGTTCAATCCTCGTGCGGTGATGTCGCGCATCAGCGGTGCAAAGAACCAAATGATTACGCCGAAAGAGTATGAGGATTTTGCAAAAGAGTTTTTTGAAGCCAAGGTCGCGGAGATTTATCCGGAATATGTGCAGAAGCTCCATAAAAATAATTCCATGGACTTTGACGATTTGTTATTGAAACCAATTGAGCTGTTCAAGAAGCATGAGCGAGTCTTGGAGAAATATCAGTATCGATTCAAATACCTTTTAGTGGATGAATACCAGGATACGAACCGTGCTCAATATACATTGATCAATTTGATTGCTCAAAAATTCAAAAATATCTGTGTTGTTGGCGATGATGCTCAAAGTATCTATGCATTCCGCGGTGCCGATATTAAAAACATTCTGGATTTTGAACGCGACTACCCGGCAGCAAAAGTATTTCGGCTGGAACAGAATTATCGTTCCACAAAAACGATTCTATCTGCCGCGGATTCTGTTATCAAGAACAATCGAAATCAAATCCAAAAGACATTATGGACAGATAATCCGAACGGAGAAAAGATTACCGTTATTGAAGCGGATGATGACAAAGCCGAGGGAGTACAAATAGCTCATCGCATTCAGGAATCCATCACAAAAGAAAAACTTGACCTGAAGCATTTTGCCATTCTCTATCGGACCAACGCACAATCCCGTTCAATAGAAGATGCAATGCGCCGCGCAGGAATTCCTTATGTCATCATAGGCGGAGTGGCATTCTATCAACGAAAAGAAATTAAAGATGTGCTTGCCTATCTTCGTCTGATTGTCAATCCCAAGGATGAAGAAAGTCTCATGCGCGTTATCAATTATCCTGCGAGAGGGATTGGTGACACGACTATTGAAAAACTGTTGGAGCATGCAACCAAAACAAATGCTTCGCTCTTTGATGTGGTCAATAATCCCGGACCGATTACAACATTATCGGATCGCGCTAAAAATTCGGTCAAACTATTTGGTGTTTTGATCACAAAGTATGCAGAGTTGAAATCGCAAATGTCCGCCAGCGAACTTGCCCGTTCAATTGTGGATGAATTAGGAGTGCTTCGACTCTATAAAGATGAACAGACCCCTGAATCATTAGGTCGGTGGGAGAACGTTCAAGAATTGCTTTCAGCAATTTCGGAATATGTTGATCAAAATAAAGATAAGGCGACTCTTGAGAATTTTCTGGAAGAGGTTGCGTTGGTCGCGGCAATTGATTCGATGGTGGATGAAAAGAATGCTGTTACGTTAATGACGCTTCATGCCGCCAAAGGTTTGGAATTTCCCGTTGTGTTCATCTCCGGAATGGAAGAAGGTTTATTTCCGTTGTACCAAGTCACCCCGGATCCGGGGGAATTAGAAGAAGAACGACGCCTCTGTTACGTCGGTATCACTCGTGCAATGAAAAAACTCTTTATCACATATGCGAGAATTCGATATCGATTTGGTGATGTAACGTATCCCGTTGTATCTCGATTTTTATCCGAGATCAACGAATCTCTTCTTGAAAAAGAGACGACTCGTCGTCCGGCATATACTGCCAATGTTGTTTCATCGTTGCAAAGTTCGAGAGATCGATATCTCGGTTCCATTCAAA
Proteins encoded in this window:
- a CDS encoding T9SS type A sorting domain-containing protein; the protein is MIRLHIISLLIFSATLFSQDPGDVHFDYRFGIPGTSYYQTKLCVDPRNGDVYVGGDQFTHAGTVAAKNIAKWVRATGRWEALGSGIIGGNPSPEVKAWVVDPRNGDLYVAGGFTTAGEFSANGLAKWNGTAWSAISGNNYQGITAMTINPNNGDLYVSYGSVTIAGVNAVRIARWDGTKWNPLGAGISSSVNTMIYDAVTNVLLVGGQFNTLDGKMIRGLAKWNGTSWDSVGFSFLNSGATGVGNIYSIALDGVNIYVGCSYVKVGSKLIPNLAKWNGSSWSAVDSLLDTGIGNVTVVNGELFATGVHRQSQSSNSVMSNLARFSNGKWEGLGMISGYASAQIEKIASYQNEVIVAGRQITGAGNVSVKNVARYSMASKEWLALNSLSTLGIDLAYGHYAKANGNLFLAGEIRIPGSPSIQRWTGYGWAPVGRGLYYGLGSNAEPSAMTSGDNGDVYVAGKISFGLNTDSSKVMASSIIKWNGTTNKWEALGTGIFDNSIYSLVYQNGKLYVGGSFTVNSNNKIKNLAVWDGVKWDSITSVGGVVRSIAFAQNGDLVIGGQFTSLANNASLKFLGKWNGVKWDSLGIKPNASVRKILSKGNAIFVSGDFTNIGGKSIISLAKWNGSQWDTVSSAVSQVQDFAFQGDTLFVSGNIAGLGYQFNTGVGYFINNSWTKLGSGFENFLWYDTKSPVAPSRIFVDGGDVWFAGNFNFAGNRPMLGIARWNSAATISTVQRIDENIPARFTLEQNYPNPFNPATIIRFEIQNTDATTLKIYDIVGREVTTLVHEKLNVGTYEMKFDATKLSTGIYFYQLRSGNFVETKKMNFIK
- a CDS encoding T9SS type A sorting domain-containing protein, giving the protein MRAKVFFLSFLTISLVYSQVFWKRTEPYSGALNKMYFGGGDTIYGTQNSGFTRSIDNGTTWSTPVIVDYVTDMAVAPNGYIFLSENQKKISRSTNKGTSWTVVGNGITQTSCSSVIATASGALLVGTAAGIYRSTNNGDGWQKIAGGAQLGSDTTIGALATYDGKTVYAFTRVNSSFDYSYAVRSTDDGVTWTKSANKLDSVAVYKAIVHPNGSIYVRSGNGIRYSSDGGNSWSAIGFYQQYVNDLAYGPNGEIFAVVDNNNLNEIYKTTNNGVVWTKITTPFISGSSLAVNKSGNIFLGQDQMYRSTDGGTTWKGLPVSFPNVTLMTESPRHELFFTAGGSAYQKLYRSSDFGQTWNPMNTGVVGIPIVGFYADTLLVADNYYAAKIYRSIDNGKSFKPISGITVLSGYVNALLGTSYQSIIAGTSTGIFRSTNHGKDWLKVSNSPLSYLYQLSNGTMFGFRTFFGAGVFRSIDSGSTWVELKNGIGSTSIYSLAFAPNGNLFIGANGGAFRSTDDGDNWVRIDTQKVSKPYGIYIAVNTDGKLFFGGANSGINSNVYQSTNFGVTWNLISNNITTIDNQASLRSLFTSSNGDLFAGTSSGLFQSASKITNILDASTSVPESFTLYQNYPNPFNPSTTIRFTVRDAGIVSVTVYDLIGRKMKELVNSSMQPGSYSVTFDASKFSSGIYFYSLRSGTNILTKKMSLIR
- a CDS encoding response regulator, which gives rise to MAKILVVDDETSIRNMISAVLKSRGHETIEADNGVTALDLIKTQYPQLIISDVMMSNMNGFMLREILQQDPLTARIPMIIITGLANEAGAWKSDPSVEYLSKPFKINELMSLVNQKLNVNAE
- a CDS encoding UvrD-helicase domain-containing protein, which produces MSLLHQLNPVQRDAASVINGPVMIVAGAGSGKTRVLTYRIAHLLESGVPPYEILALTFTNKAAKEMKERIERLIGHQAHQVWAGTFHSIFARILRQECEPLGYSRSFTIYDTDDSLGVIKNIMNGMNISQQQFNPRAVMSRISGAKNQMITPKEYEDFAKEFFEAKVAEIYPEYVQKLHKNNSMDFDDLLLKPIELFKKHERVLEKYQYRFKYLLVDEYQDTNRAQYTLINLIAQKFKNICVVGDDAQSIYAFRGADIKNILDFERDYPAAKVFRLEQNYRSTKTILSAADSVIKNNRNQIQKTLWTDNPNGEKITVIEADDDKAEGVQIAHRIQESITKEKLDLKHFAILYRTNAQSRSIEDAMRRAGIPYVIIGGVAFYQRKEIKDVLAYLRLIVNPKDEESLMRVINYPARGIGDTTIEKLLEHATKTNASLFDVVNNPGPITTLSDRAKNSVKLFGVLITKYAELKSQMSASELARSIVDELGVLRLYKDEQTPESLGRWENVQELLSAISEYVDQNKDKATLENFLEEVALVAAIDSMVDEKNAVTLMTLHAAKGLEFPVVFISGMEEGLFPLYQVTPDPGELEEERRLCYVGITRAMKKLFITYARIRYRFGDVTYPVVSRFLSEINESLLEKETTRRPAYTANVVSSLQSSRDRYLGSIQTKKTAKNEHFTPDEEVDYDKESQEEIRLKVGVYVEHEVFGRGKVTNLSGRGDSAKAIVNFQSVGPKNLMIKFARLRVLGA
- a CDS encoding sigma 54-interacting transcriptional regulator, with the translated sequence MSDLRQKYQKLLGDSMSQLSSEFMELTTLLKSSHVDSDVAKKVDKLFKMLMDANRRQNSETNIMFDQMEKLEKSIEQISEAKRQFEVLYSSGILFSSETEMRSLMEKAITTVVKELRADQGFIVLADESGATESVVSCNMDPEKNPEAKEMSSTVIRNTITKSEPTQFPQFDQKFSKQNSIIRLGITAAMCVPLVAKDKVFGAVYLDRRNKEKAFTEADLVYLLSFARQIVRGFEISIEITSLEKKLVAETVMKFEDLRKDLKCKDIIGSSKKLFDVLKIASKIAPTDASVILYGENGTGKDLLAHVLHHNSRRSSGSLVTINCGAIPNDLLESELFGYESGAFTGATKSKPGKIELANGGTLFLDEIGELNVNLQAKLLRVIQTREFERLGSVQSKKIDVRIIVATNRNIPEMVAAGSFREDLYYRLKVIELTMPPLRERREDVAELSKYFTQKYSNGKLIEISSDAMNVLESYVYPGNVRELDNIIQRAVVLMKSDVIEVWDLPPEIIEEEKSEPIVAGGKSLEEAETEFRKLYILRVLRAAKSKSEAAQMLGVNRTHFYKLLAQLGIEI
- a CDS encoding methylated-DNA--[protein]-cysteine S-methyltransferase, producing MKSSAYFHLGRWEIEGGFKLRSGMVKAHPAFYFSQSYKKIKNFFLALYFYLTYIFQPLFYLHTKSMSKVYCTSIDSKIGTIYIASTEKGVCKICIPKETKKDFFSWLRTNFNDDDVVDNKSRNKEVIDQLTRYFNGKLAKFSAPIDLIGTSFQLRVWKELRNIPYGTTISYKQLARRAGVPRGFQAVGLANSCNPLPIIVPCHRVIGSDGSLTGYAAGIKTKEFLLRAEGAILI